From one Mycolicibacterium sp. HK-90 genomic stretch:
- a CDS encoding winged helix-turn-helix domain-containing protein, translating into MATLTAAQARRIAVAAQGFHEPKPRGAVTRAHLRRLISRIQVLQLDSVSVAVRAHYAPVFSRLGPYDRDTLDRAAWSHSARSPRLLVEYWAHEAALMAVEDWPLLRWRMREYTHGRWGREIVQKNPKLAEDVVAAVADLGPSTAGQIEAHLEAEPRGRKGPWWDRSETKWVAEALWSAGILTTSTRVGFARHYDLTERVLPPEVLAREVGDEEAVRELALRAASALGVGTEADIRDYFRMGAKQVKPAIAKLVADGELEPVDIEGVPAYLRTGQIVPRRDRGTALLCPFDPLIFFRPRVERLFDFHYRIEIYTPAPKRQFGYYVWPFLLDGELVARVDLKRTDAALQVPGAFMEDGQDPARVAEALAVELRTMASWLGVSEVEVGGRGDLAEPLRRRFLS; encoded by the coding sequence GTGGCCACTCTCACCGCGGCGCAGGCTCGCCGCATCGCTGTCGCGGCACAGGGGTTTCATGAACCGAAGCCCCGCGGTGCGGTGACGCGCGCACACCTGCGGAGGTTGATCTCCCGTATCCAGGTGCTGCAATTGGATTCGGTTTCGGTGGCGGTGCGGGCCCATTACGCGCCGGTGTTCAGCCGGCTCGGGCCTTATGACCGCGACACACTCGACCGGGCGGCCTGGTCGCACAGCGCCCGCTCACCTCGGCTGCTGGTGGAGTACTGGGCGCACGAGGCCGCGCTGATGGCCGTCGAGGACTGGCCGCTGTTGCGGTGGCGCATGCGTGAATACACGCACGGCCGGTGGGGCCGAGAGATCGTCCAGAAGAACCCCAAGCTGGCCGAGGACGTGGTCGCTGCGGTGGCCGACCTCGGCCCCTCCACCGCGGGGCAGATCGAGGCCCATCTGGAAGCCGAGCCGCGCGGCCGCAAGGGGCCCTGGTGGGACCGCAGTGAGACCAAGTGGGTGGCCGAGGCGCTGTGGTCCGCGGGCATCTTGACGACGTCGACGCGGGTCGGGTTCGCCCGGCATTACGACCTGACCGAGCGGGTGCTGCCACCCGAGGTGCTGGCGCGCGAGGTCGGCGACGAGGAGGCGGTCCGCGAACTGGCCTTGCGTGCGGCCAGCGCGTTGGGCGTCGGCACCGAGGCCGATATCCGCGACTACTTCCGGATGGGGGCCAAGCAGGTCAAACCGGCCATCGCCAAGCTCGTGGCCGACGGTGAGCTCGAGCCCGTGGACATCGAAGGAGTTCCGGCGTACCTCCGGACCGGTCAGATCGTCCCGCGGAGGGATCGCGGGACCGCTCTGTTGTGTCCGTTCGACCCGCTGATCTTCTTCCGGCCCCGGGTGGAGCGGTTGTTCGACTTTCACTACCGCATCGAGATCTACACGCCCGCGCCCAAGCGCCAATTCGGTTACTACGTCTGGCCTTTCCTGCTCGACGGGGAGCTGGTGGCGCGGGTGGATCTCAAACGTACCGATGCCGCGTTGCAGGTGCCCGGCGCGTTCATGGAGGACGGCCAGGACCCCGCGCGGGTGGCGGAAGCCCTGGCCGTCGAGCTGAGGACGATGGCGTCGTGGCTGGGAGTGAGCGAGGTCGAGGTGGGGGGTCGTGGCGACCTCGCCGAGCCGTTACGTCGCCGGTTCCTCAGTTAG
- a CDS encoding APC family permease, giving the protein MATEAAAARLTTGEGQRDLESFGYKQELSRSVSTADLIVYGLVFMVPIAPWTIFGTVYNSASGMVPLVYLIGLIAMVFTALAYSQMAKSFPLAGSVYAYVGRGIHPGLGFFAGWAILLDYLLIPTLLYVFAAESMVGLFPGTPRWVWAIVFVVVNTIINLLGVGSLKLVNRVFLAVELVFVVLFVIIAVRAINGQALPDVGWSTLPIWNSELVTAPLIAAALSIAVLSFLGFDGISTLAEESTGKKNPAGRAMIAALFVVAFLFIAQTWLASLLAGGRESFGDDEVGNAFFLLVQAASSTGWMNAFFVVNVLAVGFANAMAAQAATSRLLFSMSRDRQLPAFLSTISSRKVPTGAILVVSALSLVLVLFFVGQIGLISSLVNFGALFGFCLLHASVLWYYTVRQKSKNYLLHLVVPTIGFLIVGYVLVNADALAKIGGIVWLVIGAIIFATNMIRGRGVPELTEEPAT; this is encoded by the coding sequence ATGGCAACCGAAGCGGCCGCCGCCCGTCTCACCACCGGTGAAGGGCAACGCGATCTCGAATCATTCGGCTACAAGCAGGAACTCAGCCGCTCCGTCTCCACGGCCGACCTGATCGTCTACGGCCTGGTGTTCATGGTGCCCATCGCACCCTGGACCATCTTCGGGACGGTCTACAACAGCGCGTCGGGCATGGTGCCGCTGGTCTACCTGATCGGCCTGATCGCGATGGTGTTCACCGCGTTGGCCTACTCCCAGATGGCCAAGTCGTTCCCGTTGGCCGGGTCGGTGTACGCCTACGTGGGCCGCGGTATCCACCCCGGCCTCGGCTTCTTCGCCGGCTGGGCCATCCTGCTCGATTACCTGTTGATCCCCACCCTGCTCTACGTCTTCGCCGCCGAGTCGATGGTCGGACTCTTCCCGGGCACGCCACGCTGGGTGTGGGCCATCGTCTTCGTTGTGGTGAACACGATCATCAACCTGCTCGGCGTAGGGTCGCTCAAGCTCGTGAACCGCGTATTCCTCGCCGTGGAACTGGTTTTCGTCGTGCTGTTCGTGATCATCGCGGTGCGCGCCATCAATGGACAGGCACTCCCCGACGTCGGGTGGAGCACACTGCCGATCTGGAACTCCGAGTTGGTCACCGCGCCGTTGATCGCGGCGGCCCTGTCGATCGCGGTGCTGAGCTTCCTCGGCTTCGACGGCATCTCCACGCTGGCCGAGGAATCCACCGGGAAGAAGAACCCGGCCGGCCGCGCGATGATCGCCGCCCTGTTCGTGGTGGCATTCCTGTTCATCGCCCAGACCTGGCTGGCCAGTCTGCTGGCCGGAGGCCGCGAATCGTTCGGCGACGACGAGGTGGGCAACGCGTTCTTCCTGCTGGTGCAGGCCGCGTCGAGCACCGGCTGGATGAACGCGTTCTTCGTGGTCAATGTGCTCGCCGTCGGCTTCGCCAACGCGATGGCCGCCCAGGCCGCGACCAGCCGACTGCTGTTCTCGATGAGCCGCGACCGCCAGCTGCCCGCGTTCCTGTCCACGATCAGCTCCCGCAAGGTGCCGACCGGAGCCATCCTGGTCGTCAGCGCCCTGAGCCTGGTGCTGGTGCTGTTCTTCGTCGGCCAGATCGGATTGATCTCGTCTCTGGTGAATTTCGGTGCGCTGTTCGGCTTCTGCCTGCTGCATGCCTCGGTCCTCTGGTACTACACGGTGCGCCAGAAGTCGAAGAACTACCTGCTGCATCTCGTGGTGCCGACCATCGGCTTCCTGATCGTCGGCTACGTGCTGGTCAACGCCGACGCGCTGGCCAAGATCGGCGGCATCGTGTGGCTGGTGATCGGGGCGATCATCTTCGCCACCAACATGATTCGAGGGCGCGGGGTCCCCGAACTAACTGAGGAACCGGCGACGTAA
- a CDS encoding proline iminopeptidase-family hydrolase, translating into MLTAMPRSTRTVPFRGHETWVQVTTPESARPDALPLFVLHGGPGMAHNYVANIAALADETGRAVIHYDQLGCGNSTHLPDAPADFWTPQLFVDEFHTVREALGVDRYHVLGQSWGGMLGAEIAVLSPPGLASLSICNSPASMQLWVEGAAELRAQLPAEARAALERHEADGTVTDPVYLAATEEFYRRHVCRVEPMPKDFADTVAQMEAEPTVYHTMNGPNEFHVIGTLRDWSIIGRLPSVTAPTLVVAGEFDEATPATWQPYADLIPDARSHVFGDTSHCTHLEKPEEFRSVIAEFLNQHDLAAAARV; encoded by the coding sequence ATGCTGACCGCCATGCCTCGTTCCACCCGCACGGTTCCCTTCCGCGGTCACGAGACCTGGGTCCAGGTCACCACACCCGAAAGTGCCCGCCCCGACGCTCTTCCGTTGTTCGTCCTGCACGGCGGACCCGGCATGGCCCACAACTACGTCGCCAACATCGCCGCCCTCGCCGACGAGACCGGCCGCGCCGTCATCCACTACGACCAGTTGGGCTGCGGCAACAGCACCCACTTGCCCGACGCCCCTGCCGACTTCTGGACACCACAGCTCTTCGTCGACGAGTTCCACACGGTCCGCGAAGCCCTCGGGGTAGACCGCTACCACGTGCTCGGACAATCGTGGGGCGGCATGCTCGGCGCCGAGATCGCCGTCCTCTCCCCACCGGGACTGGCCTCGCTGTCGATCTGCAACTCCCCCGCCTCGATGCAGCTGTGGGTCGAGGGTGCCGCCGAACTTCGCGCTCAACTGCCGGCGGAAGCCCGGGCCGCGCTGGAGCGGCATGAGGCCGATGGCACGGTCACCGATCCCGTATACCTGGCCGCCACGGAGGAGTTCTACCGTCGTCATGTCTGCCGGGTCGAGCCGATGCCCAAGGACTTCGCCGACACCGTGGCCCAAATGGAGGCCGAGCCGACGGTGTACCACACGATGAACGGCCCCAACGAGTTTCACGTCATCGGAACTCTGCGCGACTGGAGCATCATCGGACGGCTGCCATCGGTCACCGCCCCGACGCTCGTCGTCGCCGGCGAGTTCGACGAGGCCACGCCCGCGACCTGGCAGCCCTATGCCGACCTCATTCCCGACGCCCGCAGTCACGTCTTCGGTGACACCAGCCACTGCACGCACCTCGAGAAACCCGAAGAGTTCCGCTCGGTCATCGCCGAGTTCCTGAATCAGCACGATCTGGCCGCCGCCGCCCGGGTCTGA
- a CDS encoding FadR/GntR family transcriptional regulator, which yields MGNPEPRPTEPTGATPGLLERELEPSSRVDEITDRLVTAVAIGEYLPGSRLPAERELAASLRVGRMTVRAALARLVELGLVETRRSGRGGGTYVLQQWPESSTAAVGRTLTTRLDELRDRCDAICRIHGAVCRAAAEARTERDLVVLRERLEAYRCAESGLAAQQADSALHLAIMDAAGNTVLKQMLLELEASVSIAAPAHLWGESATMREMELRALREHEQLIDAIAGRRGDDAEALARAHLAIDFEHITAAMRRVGGLAD from the coding sequence ATGGGGAATCCCGAGCCGCGACCGACCGAGCCCACGGGCGCCACGCCCGGGCTGCTCGAGCGCGAACTCGAACCCTCGTCGCGGGTGGATGAGATCACCGACCGTCTGGTCACCGCAGTGGCCATTGGCGAATACCTGCCAGGATCGCGGCTGCCTGCCGAGCGCGAACTCGCCGCGTCCCTGCGGGTCGGCCGGATGACGGTCCGTGCGGCCCTGGCCCGGCTGGTCGAGCTGGGTTTGGTGGAGACCCGGCGCAGCGGCCGCGGCGGCGGCACCTATGTGCTGCAGCAATGGCCGGAATCGTCGACCGCCGCCGTCGGGCGCACCCTGACCACCCGGCTCGACGAACTACGAGACCGCTGCGATGCCATCTGCCGAATCCACGGGGCGGTATGCCGTGCCGCCGCGGAGGCCAGAACGGAACGGGACCTCGTGGTGCTGCGGGAACGGCTCGAGGCCTACCGCTGCGCGGAGAGCGGCTTGGCCGCCCAGCAGGCGGACAGCGCGTTGCACCTGGCGATCATGGATGCGGCCGGCAACACCGTACTCAAACAGATGTTGCTCGAGTTGGAGGCGTCCGTGAGCATCGCCGCCCCGGCCCACCTGTGGGGTGAATCGGCGACCATGCGCGAGATGGAGCTACGGGCCCTACGGGAGCACGAACAGCTGATCGATGCGATCGCCGGGCGTCGCGGGGACGACGCCGAAGCTCTGGCACGCGCACACCTGGCGATCGACTTCGAACACATCACGGCCGCAATGCGGCGCGTCGGAGGCCTGGCCGACTGA
- a CDS encoding sulfotransferase, translating to MTTSMQRPAPIRFDDLDNPVYPPAAQPIRDGLAAYGASLELNPDVLLTTATERSELDDFGDPAFRERLDVLCNALRDEATLSDTGRAMAFEQLVGNLVNRLRLEALIADHPEIEDVEIERPIIICGLPRTGTTHLHNLLAADPALRYLPYWESLEPLPGPGEDTPAPRQDRCATGLDMVNTSMPEFRRMHDMTVEHAHEEIQLLANDISGMLFETTYYVPSFAAHYKAHDQAASYAYVKRSLQAMQWLRGGTRWVLKSPQHLEQFPTLVATFPDATFVVTHRDPVEVTLSMMTMICYATRMAVARPDVAKLTGHWLGRIDDLLAGCIRDRDVLPAGQSIDVRFDDFMADERATLAEIYRLADQPFGDDVRAAMTDFLTEHPRGRYGGVIYDAANLHLDPDALTERFRGYRERFLS from the coding sequence GTGACCACCAGCATGCAACGCCCGGCACCGATCCGGTTCGACGATCTGGACAACCCGGTGTATCCCCCGGCGGCGCAACCGATCCGGGACGGACTGGCCGCCTACGGCGCGAGCCTGGAGCTGAACCCGGACGTGCTGCTGACAACCGCCACCGAGCGGTCCGAACTGGACGATTTCGGCGACCCGGCGTTCCGGGAACGTCTCGACGTGCTGTGTAACGCGCTGCGGGACGAGGCGACCCTGTCCGACACCGGCCGGGCCATGGCGTTCGAGCAGCTGGTGGGGAATCTGGTCAACCGGTTGCGGCTGGAGGCACTGATCGCCGACCATCCCGAGATCGAGGACGTCGAGATCGAGCGGCCGATCATCATCTGTGGCCTCCCCCGTACCGGCACAACGCATCTACACAACCTGCTCGCCGCGGATCCCGCACTCCGCTACCTGCCGTACTGGGAGAGCCTCGAGCCGCTGCCCGGCCCCGGCGAAGACACCCCGGCGCCGCGTCAGGATCGCTGCGCCACCGGCCTGGACATGGTGAACACCTCGATGCCGGAGTTCCGGCGGATGCACGACATGACCGTCGAGCACGCCCACGAGGAGATCCAGCTGCTGGCCAACGACATCTCGGGCATGCTGTTCGAAACCACTTACTACGTGCCGAGTTTCGCCGCGCACTACAAGGCGCACGACCAGGCTGCCTCCTATGCGTACGTCAAGCGCAGCCTGCAGGCGATGCAATGGCTGCGCGGAGGCACCCGCTGGGTACTCAAATCGCCCCAGCACCTGGAGCAGTTCCCGACGCTGGTGGCCACCTTCCCGGACGCGACTTTCGTTGTCACCCACCGCGATCCGGTCGAGGTGACCCTGTCGATGATGACGATGATCTGCTACGCGACCCGGATGGCGGTGGCCCGCCCCGACGTGGCGAAGCTGACCGGCCATTGGCTGGGCCGCATCGACGACCTGCTCGCCGGCTGCATCCGTGACCGCGACGTGCTGCCCGCCGGGCAATCCATCGACGTCCGATTCGACGATTTCATGGCCGACGAGCGGGCCACCCTGGCCGAGATCTACCGACTCGCCGACCAACCGTTCGGCGACGACGTCCGGGCGGCGATGACCGACTTCCTCACCGAGCACCCACGCGGACGCTACGGAGGAGTCATCTACGACGCGGCGAACCTTCACCTCGATCCGGACGCCCTGACCGAGCGCTTCCGGGGTTACCGCGAGCGGTTCCTCAGCTGA
- a CDS encoding DUF1214 domain-containing protein, with protein sequence MTDRAELSAAFNGLLDEVRGIEQKLLDADPALSEPDLLDGYRLAFSVLRVSLDAYVWGDRDKPILVDVISPYLKWGGDNSDAFYQLAPLDPARTYRVTGNRGDAVYLSMTVYGGPGEGRYSDRIVGTINNRDLEFDEDGNFEFIMSPDPHPGAWLKLDADTEFALTRDYLNDPTTGRRPEWRIEALNPPARRSDSAAELARRFRYAKNWLHEQVSFLPTKVEPANQLHPPFPVPQNAYGWSAADAAYAMGAYDLGPDQALVIEGTSPDCVFWNLCLWNPFLHTYDYTHERVTINGAHVTYESDGSWRIVISDKDPGHPNWVSTAGRPKGLIWLRWFLPDETPAHPQCRVVDVAEVAAR encoded by the coding sequence ATGACCGACCGGGCCGAACTGTCCGCGGCGTTCAACGGGCTGCTCGACGAGGTGCGCGGCATCGAGCAGAAGCTGCTCGACGCCGACCCCGCGCTCAGCGAACCCGATCTGCTCGACGGCTACCGTCTGGCGTTCAGCGTGCTGAGGGTCAGCCTCGACGCCTACGTGTGGGGCGACCGCGACAAGCCGATCCTGGTCGACGTGATCAGCCCGTACCTGAAATGGGGTGGCGACAACTCCGACGCCTTCTATCAACTCGCACCGCTGGATCCGGCCCGCACCTACCGTGTGACCGGCAACCGCGGCGACGCGGTGTACCTGTCGATGACCGTCTACGGCGGCCCGGGTGAGGGCCGCTACAGCGACCGCATCGTCGGCACCATCAACAACCGCGACCTGGAATTCGACGAGGACGGGAACTTCGAGTTCATCATGAGCCCCGACCCGCATCCGGGCGCCTGGCTCAAACTCGATGCCGATACCGAATTCGCCCTGACCCGCGACTATCTGAACGATCCCACCACCGGGCGACGCCCGGAGTGGCGGATCGAGGCGCTCAACCCGCCGGCCCGACGCTCCGACAGCGCCGCGGAGCTGGCCCGCCGCTTCCGCTACGCCAAGAACTGGCTGCACGAACAGGTTTCGTTCCTGCCCACGAAGGTGGAGCCCGCCAATCAACTGCACCCGCCGTTCCCGGTCCCGCAGAACGCCTACGGCTGGTCGGCCGCCGACGCGGCCTACGCGATGGGCGCCTACGATCTCGGGCCGGATCAAGCGCTGGTCATCGAGGGCACCTCACCCGACTGCGTGTTCTGGAACCTGTGCCTGTGGAATCCGTTCCTGCACACCTACGACTACACCCATGAGCGCGTCACCATCAACGGCGCCCACGTCACCTACGAATCGGACGGCTCCTGGCGCATCGTCATCAGCGACAAGGATCCCGGCCACCCGAACTGGGTCTCGACCGCCGGACGGCCCAAGGGTCTGATCTGGCTGCGCTGGTTCCTGCCCGACGAGACCCCGGCCCACCCGCAGTGTCGGGTGGTCGACGTCGCCGAGGTAGCGGCCCGGTGA
- a CDS encoding TetR/AcrR family transcriptional regulator: MSSLTGPGRPRDPQTQRDIMSATRQLLARDGYDQLSIEAIAREAGVSRPTVYRRWPSKAHLVFDAAFGQPPGGELLSISGDFETDLREFTSAVLTFWRDPVVEAAALGILTERRRDPELHIRTQQLLDERTKDAFRALVHSGVEQGLVDPDVDVDMVYQALLGTSFYTAHMDPDVDIDGTADRLCSLLIRGAGRTHPRRKDQP, translated from the coding sequence GTGTCCTCGCTCACAGGCCCCGGGCGGCCGCGTGATCCGCAAACCCAGCGCGACATCATGAGCGCCACCCGTCAGCTGCTGGCTCGTGACGGCTATGACCAGCTGTCGATCGAGGCCATCGCCCGCGAGGCCGGGGTCAGCCGACCCACCGTCTACCGGCGTTGGCCCTCGAAAGCCCACCTCGTCTTCGACGCCGCGTTCGGTCAGCCACCCGGCGGTGAACTCCTCTCGATCTCCGGAGACTTCGAGACCGACCTGCGCGAATTCACCTCGGCGGTGCTCACCTTCTGGCGTGATCCCGTCGTCGAGGCCGCCGCACTCGGCATCCTGACCGAACGCCGCCGCGACCCGGAACTGCACATCCGGACCCAGCAGCTCCTCGACGAGCGGACCAAGGACGCCTTCCGCGCGCTGGTGCACTCCGGCGTGGAGCAGGGCCTGGTTGATCCCGATGTCGACGTCGACATGGTCTACCAGGCGTTGCTCGGTACCTCGTTCTACACCGCCCACATGGACCCGGACGTCGACATCGACGGCACCGCAGATCGACTGTGCTCCTTGCTGATTCGAGGAGCCGGACGTACCCACCCACGAAGGAAGGACCAACCATGA
- a CDS encoding DUF4239 domain-containing protein — MLAVVVVGAVLLAVGTVLLASRVIARDTRPEHNSVLSPFLTVVGLVYGALLGFTVVVGWQQYLSAETNVSNEASTLVTMYRQTVAMPQPEQAQIREQLRRYAAAVQGPEWGREEFGPISNNGRHALTEMYRIVGSSKSDGMTSTINSQFLTQLATLTSDRSARILNSSPRIPTLLWCTLVFGSVVLISLASFMRLANNRAHMILVGTVTVLLALLLFLVFMLDHPYGPIGVTPHRFSHAVMVFDLIDQGT; from the coding sequence ATGTTGGCGGTCGTTGTCGTCGGTGCGGTGCTCCTGGCGGTCGGCACCGTGCTGTTGGCCAGCCGCGTCATCGCCCGCGACACGCGCCCCGAGCACAACTCGGTGTTGTCGCCGTTCCTCACGGTGGTCGGCCTCGTCTATGGTGCGCTGCTCGGGTTCACCGTGGTGGTCGGCTGGCAGCAGTACCTCTCGGCCGAGACAAATGTGTCCAACGAAGCCTCCACGTTGGTCACCATGTATCGCCAGACCGTGGCCATGCCACAGCCGGAACAGGCACAGATCCGTGAACAACTCCGCAGGTATGCGGCCGCGGTCCAAGGCCCCGAATGGGGCAGGGAAGAGTTCGGCCCCATCAGCAACAACGGCCGGCATGCACTCACCGAGATGTATCGCATCGTCGGTTCCTCGAAATCCGACGGCATGACAAGCACGATCAACAGCCAGTTCCTCACCCAACTGGCCACCCTGACCTCGGACCGCAGTGCCCGGATCCTCAACTCCAGTCCACGGATACCCACGCTGCTGTGGTGCACCCTGGTCTTCGGCAGCGTGGTACTGATCAGCCTCGCCAGTTTCATGCGTCTGGCGAACAACCGCGCCCACATGATCCTGGTGGGCACCGTGACCGTTCTTCTGGCTCTGCTGCTCTTCCTGGTCTTCATGCTGGATCATCCGTACGGACCGATTGGCGTTACCCCACACCGGTTCTCACATGCCGTGATGGTGTTCGACCTGATCGACCAGGGGACCTGA
- a CDS encoding DUF3558 family protein, whose translation MTLLAAGCSTATAPPTTPPRTTPVPMTLSRAEAITWARGIDPCALIAPDQLAALGTVNAVGTSSNSTSCAAHVDDGTDRGVDVNWAIAFVPNDFQTAPVGSLEQIDGRQVRRTDVASAFEPSVRDQLVESACTFDVAFENEIAVRMRVSTARDRDACAAGDPLARAVISAWPGQPRQGSSPDTTVTVVTDAAPCAVVPELQKSRQVTFDWKDQSLTSCFFTVDGTEILLTFDHQRPELVAGGADRTKFGQHSGYRKVHDETTFAGAIVGDEFDGVVSGRVTRVVPAVDVNGDDSAVVSDVMTAVLNQLPI comes from the coding sequence GTGACGTTGCTGGCTGCGGGTTGCTCGACGGCGACGGCCCCGCCGACCACACCACCGCGCACCACACCGGTGCCCATGACGCTCTCCCGCGCGGAGGCCATCACGTGGGCGCGCGGCATCGATCCGTGCGCGTTGATCGCCCCCGACCAGCTGGCGGCGCTCGGCACCGTCAACGCAGTCGGAACGTCCTCGAACTCGACGTCGTGTGCTGCACACGTGGATGACGGCACCGACCGCGGGGTCGACGTCAACTGGGCAATTGCCTTCGTGCCCAACGATTTCCAGACCGCGCCCGTCGGCTCCCTCGAGCAGATCGACGGACGCCAAGTCCGCCGAACCGATGTGGCCTCCGCGTTCGAGCCCTCCGTACGGGACCAACTCGTCGAAAGCGCCTGCACATTCGACGTCGCCTTCGAGAACGAGATCGCGGTCCGAATGCGGGTGTCGACGGCGCGAGATCGCGACGCCTGCGCGGCCGGCGATCCGCTGGCACGCGCCGTGATCTCTGCTTGGCCCGGTCAACCCCGGCAGGGCAGCTCCCCGGATACGACGGTCACCGTCGTCACCGACGCCGCGCCATGTGCGGTGGTACCCGAACTCCAGAAGTCCCGGCAGGTGACGTTCGACTGGAAAGACCAGTCGCTCACCTCGTGCTTCTTCACGGTGGACGGCACCGAGATCTTGCTGACGTTCGACCATCAGCGGCCAGAACTCGTTGCCGGCGGCGCCGATCGCACGAAATTCGGACAGCACAGCGGTTATCGGAAGGTCCACGACGAAACGACTTTTGCCGGGGCGATCGTCGGTGATGAGTTCGACGGCGTCGTTTCGGGCCGGGTCACCCGAGTTGTTCCCGCCGTCGACGTCAACGGCGACGACTCCGCGGTGGTATCCGACGTGATGACCGCGGTGCTGAATCAGCTTCCGATCTGA
- the thyX gene encoding FAD-dependent thymidylate synthase: MAEIAPLRVQLIAKTEFQAPPEVPWSTDAEGGPALTEFAGRACYQSWSKPNPKTATNAGYIRHIIDVGHFSVLEHASVSFYISGISRSATHELIRHRHFSYSQLSQRYVPENEAEVVVPPGFEDDPELVEIFTAAADASRATYTELLARLEAKFADQPNAVLRRKQARQAARAVLPNATETRIVVTGNYRAWRHFIAMRASEHADVEIRRLAIACLRELVDAAPAVFSDFEIYTLADGSEVATSPLATEA; this comes from the coding sequence GTGGCCGAGATCGCGCCGCTGCGGGTGCAGCTGATCGCCAAGACGGAGTTTCAGGCCCCGCCTGAGGTGCCGTGGAGCACTGATGCCGAGGGTGGGCCCGCGCTCACCGAGTTCGCCGGCCGGGCGTGTTACCAGAGCTGGTCGAAGCCGAACCCGAAGACGGCGACCAACGCCGGCTACATCCGCCACATCATCGACGTCGGGCATTTTTCGGTGCTCGAGCACGCGTCGGTGTCCTTCTACATCAGCGGCATCTCCCGGTCTGCCACGCACGAGCTGATCCGGCATCGGCACTTCTCCTACTCGCAGCTCTCGCAGCGCTACGTCCCGGAGAACGAAGCCGAGGTGGTGGTCCCGCCCGGCTTCGAGGACGACCCGGAGTTGGTGGAGATCTTCACCGCGGCCGCCGACGCCAGCCGCGCCACCTACACCGAACTGCTGGCCCGCCTGGAGGCCAAGTTCGCCGACCAACCCAACGCCGTACTGCGTCGCAAGCAGGCCCGACAGGCGGCCCGGGCGGTGCTGCCCAATGCCACCGAAACCCGGATCGTGGTCACAGGCAACTACCGGGCCTGGCGCCATTTCATCGCGATGCGGGCCAGCGAACACGCCGATGTGGAGATTCGCAGACTGGCGATCGCCTGCCTGCGAGAGCTCGTCGACGCGGCTCCCGCGGTGTTCTCCGATTTCGAGATTTACACGCTGGCGGATGGTAGTGAGGTGGCAACCTCGCCTCTGGCCACGGAGGCTTGA
- the dapA gene encoding 4-hydroxy-tetrahydrodipicolinate synthase, translating into MATPFKPDGSLDLDAAARLANRLVDAGCDGLVLSGTTGESPTTTDDEKIALLRTVLEAVGDRARIVAGAGSYDTAHSVHLAKACAAEGAHGLLVVTPYYSRPPQAGLVAHFTAVADATDLPNLLYDIPPRSSIPIAWDTIRTLAAHPNIVGVKDAKGDLHGGGQIIAETGLVYYSGDDALNLPWLAMGAVGFVSVWGHLAAGQLRDMLTAFNSGDIATARKINVSLAPLAVAQARLGGVTMSKEGLRLQGFDAGLPRLPQIPATPAEIEALAADMRAAAVLR; encoded by the coding sequence ATGGCGACGCCGTTCAAGCCTGACGGCTCGCTGGATCTCGATGCGGCCGCCCGCCTGGCGAATCGCCTGGTCGACGCCGGCTGCGATGGCCTCGTACTTTCCGGTACCACCGGCGAATCGCCGACCACCACCGACGACGAGAAGATCGCGCTGCTGCGCACGGTGCTGGAGGCCGTGGGGGACCGGGCGCGCATCGTCGCCGGCGCCGGCAGCTACGACACCGCGCACAGCGTGCACCTGGCCAAGGCCTGCGCCGCCGAGGGCGCCCACGGGCTGCTGGTGGTGACGCCGTACTACTCGCGCCCCCCGCAGGCCGGTCTGGTGGCGCACTTCACGGCCGTCGCCGACGCCACCGATCTGCCGAACCTGCTCTACGACATCCCGCCGCGGTCCTCGATCCCGATCGCCTGGGACACCATCCGGACCCTCGCCGCGCACCCGAACATCGTCGGGGTGAAGGACGCCAAGGGCGATCTTCACGGTGGCGGCCAGATCATCGCCGAGACCGGCCTCGTCTACTACTCCGGCGACGACGCCCTGAACCTGCCCTGGTTGGCCATGGGTGCGGTCGGTTTCGTCAGCGTCTGGGGTCATCTCGCCGCCGGCCAGTTGCGGGACATGTTGACCGCGTTCAACTCCGGCGATATCGCCACGGCCCGCAAGATCAATGTGTCGCTGGCCCCGCTGGCCGTCGCCCAGGCCCGGCTCGGAGGGGTGACCATGTCCAAGGAAGGCCTGCGGTTGCAGGGATTCGATGCCGGCCTGCCACGGCTGCCGCAGATCCCCGCCACCCCTGCTGAAATCGAGGCGCTGGCCGCCGACATGCGCGCGGCAGCGGTGTTGCGATAG